One segment of Methylotuvimicrobium sp. KM2 DNA contains the following:
- a CDS encoding type II toxin-antitoxin system MqsA family antitoxin gives MKCPICKYGETLNGTTSTTLERGSTTLVFKNVPAQICNNCGEEYIDDDITRSILEQAEQAIRAGVEIDVRQYRAA, from the coding sequence ATGAAATGCCCAATTTGTAAATATGGTGAGACCCTAAACGGTACAACGAGCACCACACTGGAGAGAGGTTCAACAACCTTGGTTTTCAAAAATGTACCTGCACAGATTTGTAATAATTGCGGTGAAGAATATATTGATGACGACATCACCCGATCGATTCTCGAACAAGCTGAGCAAGCTATTCGTGCCGGAGTGGAGATTGATGTACGGCAATATAGAGCGGCCTGA
- a CDS encoding IPT/TIG domain-containing protein produces MKMYEFTQISEPNGFVDGMLSSNDRKYRGVLFKAFGVVLMSIMLSLFAREAGAEITDIDPSIAVHGAEIVIEGNGFGSKKPKVTLIESNPAGKRAKKVALRVIDNDDTTITASLKNGMAGDYTLEVKPARGAVMTAAQGFTIAAPENITLSDEQGEIGDEIEVYGDFFGDRRPQVFIGGKKVKVVDFGEDFAAVLVPKIANGLHEVSVRNRAGDGVSSVFFEVVNSSVKPKKQHQLKVKFDGKNYAVGGKTLTAVYSPVTKQITIMALKASGMSVRNLTLTGQVDLDTLPAAIGPGFGPGDIIYQLPGVAGNSQYQSANNSDEWRVLFNHYENGYLYGSFSGMLRNSQNNNDTVRMSSGTFAVKVIQ; encoded by the coding sequence ATGAAAATGTATGAATTTACACAAATATCCGAACCGAACGGGTTCGTCGACGGCATGTTGTCGAGCAATGATAGAAAATACCGGGGCGTGTTGTTCAAGGCATTCGGCGTGGTCTTGATGAGCATCATGCTTTCGCTGTTTGCACGGGAAGCAGGGGCGGAGATCACCGACATCGACCCGTCGATAGCCGTTCATGGTGCGGAAATTGTCATCGAGGGCAACGGATTCGGCAGCAAAAAGCCGAAAGTAACGCTGATAGAGTCCAATCCCGCAGGTAAGCGGGCGAAAAAGGTGGCGCTACGTGTCATCGATAATGATGATACAACGATCACCGCTTCGCTGAAGAACGGAATGGCCGGTGACTATACGCTCGAGGTGAAACCCGCCCGCGGCGCGGTCATGACGGCGGCGCAAGGTTTTACCATTGCCGCTCCGGAAAATATCACGCTATCCGATGAACAAGGCGAAATAGGGGACGAAATTGAAGTATACGGCGATTTCTTCGGAGATCGCCGCCCTCAAGTTTTCATCGGAGGAAAAAAGGTCAAGGTAGTTGACTTCGGAGAGGACTTTGCCGCGGTCCTGGTTCCGAAAATCGCCAACGGCCTACATGAGGTAAGCGTGCGTAACCGAGCGGGGGATGGCGTTTCATCGGTCTTTTTCGAAGTCGTCAACAGCTCGGTCAAGCCGAAAAAACAGCATCAGCTAAAAGTGAAGTTCGACGGAAAAAATTATGCGGTCGGCGGCAAGACGCTCACTGCGGTTTATAGTCCGGTCACCAAGCAAATCACGATCATGGCGCTCAAAGCGTCCGGCATGTCCGTGCGTAATTTGACATTGACGGGCCAAGTGGATCTTGACACGCTTCCCGCCGCGATCGGACCTGGGTTTGGGCCGGGCGACATCATTTATCAATTGCCCGGCGTGGCTGGAAATAGCCAATATCAGTCGGCAAATAATTCCGATGAATGGCGTGTCCTTTTCAATCACTATGAAAATGGATATCTTTACGGTTCTTTCAGCGGCATGCTTCGTAATTCACAGAATAATAACGATACAGTGCGGATGTCGTCAGGTACTTTTGCCGTCAAGGTAATACAATAA
- a CDS encoding DUF2335 domain-containing protein has translation MSRSTKQNKQQNDSNQIVSAQWQGPLPPPSTLREFDDIIQNGAERIMRMAEIEQQHRHDSEKKLIENDVRSIRRGQYLGWLVAALSITGAVVTAYWGAHWAVSCALVGVPILGTVKAIIGK, from the coding sequence GTGTCTCGATCAACAAAGCAAAACAAACAACAGAACGATTCTAATCAAATTGTGTCGGCGCAATGGCAAGGCCCGTTGCCGCCGCCGTCTACCCTTAGGGAATTCGACGACATTATCCAAAATGGCGCCGAACGGATCATGAGAATGGCGGAGATAGAACAACAGCATCGGCATGATTCTGAGAAAAAATTGATAGAAAATGATGTCAGGTCAATTAGGCGAGGTCAGTATTTAGGCTGGTTGGTCGCCGCATTATCGATTACCGGCGCGGTGGTCACCGCCTATTGGGGCGCACATTGGGCTGTTTCTTGTGCGCTGGTCGGCGTTCCTATTTTGGGTACCGTGAAAGCCATTATTGGGAAATAA
- a CDS encoding type II toxin-antitoxin system PemK/MazF family toxin, whose protein sequence is MIKRFEVWFVDHNPTKGREINKTRPCVVISPNEMSALSTVLMAPMTTKGFEFPCRVPCKFKGKSGLILLDQIRAVDKSRLVKKLGVVSPKTQKELCSCLQEMFEY, encoded by the coding sequence ATGATAAAGCGATTTGAAGTTTGGTTCGTTGACCACAATCCCACAAAAGGAAGAGAGATCAATAAAACACGCCCTTGCGTTGTAATTTCCCCCAATGAAATGTCAGCTTTGTCTACAGTGCTTATGGCTCCAATGACGACTAAGGGTTTTGAGTTTCCTTGTCGTGTTCCATGTAAGTTCAAAGGAAAAAGTGGTCTGATCCTACTGGATCAAATTAGGGCAGTTGATAAATCAAGGCTTGTTAAAAAGCTTGGGGTAGTGAGTCCAAAGACACAAAAAGAACTGTGTTCGTGCTTACAAGAAATGTTCGAGTATTAA
- a CDS encoding addiction module protein has product MQGRICKIQDLTPLRDLTPLRVACGLVKHRQVREAATDKPMFRDGCLLSTLPILFCPRVVLKFFLPVQHEVNVMEIQSLTVSERIILAEALWDSIVAEDSEIELTEAQKAELDWRLASFEIDQNVGALWSNVKARILSKK; this is encoded by the coding sequence ATGCAAGGACGTATTTGCAAAATTCAAGACCTGACCCCGTTGCGTGACCTGACCCCGTTGCGCGTTGCGTGCGGGCTAGTGAAACACCGTCAGGTGAGAGAAGCGGCAACAGACAAGCCGATGTTCCGTGATGGCTGTCTGCTCTCTACTCTACCCATCTTGTTCTGCCCTAGAGTTGTGTTAAAATTTTTTTTGCCTGTCCAACACGAGGTAAATGTTATGGAGATTCAATCTCTTACTGTTTCTGAACGTATTATTCTTGCCGAAGCCCTATGGGACAGCATTGTTGCTGAAGATTCGGAAATAGAGCTCACCGAAGCACAGAAAGCGGAACTAGATTGGCGACTCGCATCGTTCGAAATTGATCAGAACGTAGGGGCTTTGTGGTCTAATGTTAAAGCTCGAATACTATCTAAGAAATGA
- a CDS encoding transcriptional regulator — protein MTLTRSFKDTVKARIERDTEFRDALLREGIECLLSGDVDTGKAVLRDYINATIGFERLGEVTNTPPKSLMRMFSRKGNPQARNLFAVISQLQTQSGVHLEVRAVH, from the coding sequence ATGACTTTAACACGCAGTTTTAAAGATACCGTCAAAGCGCGTATCGAGCGGGACACAGAGTTTCGCGATGCTTTGCTACGCGAAGGAATTGAATGTCTTTTATCCGGGGATGTGGACACAGGCAAGGCCGTTTTACGTGACTATATCAACGCAACGATTGGCTTTGAACGACTTGGCGAAGTTACAAATACCCCACCCAAAAGCTTGATGCGCATGTTTAGCCGGAAAGGCAATCCACAAGCTAGAAATCTCTTTGCTGTTATCTCTCAGCTTCAAACCCAAAGTGGCGTTCACCTTGAAGTCAGAGCCGTGCACTAG
- a CDS encoding AbrB/MazE/SpoVT family DNA-binding domain-containing protein, whose protein sequence is MTQLIRIGNSQGIRIPKPLIEQANLEGKELKLQLVKGGLLITPENGVREGWKEAIEQTILAQGQESLDNEWLDLPLD, encoded by the coding sequence ATGACTCAGCTAATACGAATAGGGAATTCTCAAGGCATAAGAATACCTAAGCCTTTGATTGAACAAGCTAATTTGGAAGGGAAAGAGCTTAAGTTACAATTGGTCAAGGGTGGTCTCCTCATAACTCCGGAGAATGGAGTTAGAGAAGGATGGAAAGAAGCTATAGAACAAACAATTTTGGCTCAGGGGCAAGAGTCGCTAGATAATGAATGGTTGGATTTACCTCTCGACTAA
- the ltrA gene encoding group II intron reverse transcriptase/maturase, which produces MLLITPDEIRTLQRKLYTKAKQEPAYRFYALYDKVWRADILMFAYRLVRANKGSPGVDGVNFEDIEQKIGIDQFLSELAQDLKDKTYHPSPVRRVMIPKADGSQRPLGIPTIRDRVAQMAVKLVIEPIFEADFCPNSYGFRPKKSAHDAVDEIAEALHQGYTQVIDADLSKYFDSIPHAKLLAVIAERIVDGAILHVIKLWLKAPVIEEDKDGTKKHMGGGKANSKGTPQGGVISPLLSNCYLHLLDRIWEKHQLRWKLKARIVRYADDFVVLCAGAVDAPLAAVRHVLDRLDLELNDTKTRIVDAREESFNFLGFSIRVSKGLKSGKSYPHVCPAPKSLAKIKDRITQLTARERTPIPLEDIIGSMNASLRGWSGYFHYRNSNGVLEKVKTHAEERLRKHLMKRHKVKDRGIGLGRFPSQQLYARYGLYKVPTKAGWKTAHAVV; this is translated from the coding sequence ATGTTGCTAATAACCCCTGATGAAATCAGGACACTACAGAGGAAGCTCTATACCAAGGCCAAGCAAGAACCGGCCTATCGCTTCTATGCGCTCTATGACAAGGTGTGGCGGGCAGACATCCTCATGTTTGCTTACCGCCTTGTCCGTGCTAACAAAGGAAGTCCCGGCGTTGACGGAGTGAACTTCGAGGACATAGAGCAGAAGATAGGGATAGACCAGTTTTTGTCGGAATTAGCTCAAGACCTGAAAGACAAGACTTATCACCCAAGTCCGGTACGGCGCGTCATGATTCCCAAAGCGGACGGCAGTCAGCGCCCGCTGGGCATTCCGACGATCCGCGACCGGGTAGCCCAGATGGCGGTAAAACTCGTCATTGAACCGATATTTGAAGCGGATTTCTGCCCGAACTCCTACGGATTTCGGCCAAAGAAATCGGCCCACGACGCGGTTGATGAAATAGCGGAAGCGCTACATCAGGGCTATACCCAAGTGATTGATGCCGATCTGTCGAAATACTTCGATAGCATCCCTCACGCCAAACTGCTGGCCGTTATTGCCGAGCGCATTGTTGATGGTGCGATATTGCACGTCATCAAGCTATGGCTCAAAGCACCGGTCATCGAAGAGGATAAGGACGGCACCAAGAAGCATATGGGCGGCGGCAAAGCAAACAGCAAGGGCACGCCGCAAGGTGGAGTCATTTCACCGTTGCTATCGAACTGCTACCTGCATTTACTTGACCGGATATGGGAGAAACATCAGCTACGATGGAAGTTAAAGGCGCGCATCGTCCGTTATGCGGATGATTTTGTCGTGCTGTGTGCAGGTGCAGTTGATGCACCATTGGCCGCGGTACGGCATGTGCTGGATCGTCTTGATCTTGAGTTGAATGATACCAAAACCCGCATAGTTGATGCCAGAGAGGAAAGTTTTAACTTCTTGGGTTTTTCAATCAGGGTGAGCAAGGGATTGAAGTCGGGCAAAAGTTATCCGCATGTCTGCCCGGCACCGAAATCGCTTGCGAAAATCAAAGACCGTATAACGCAATTGACCGCACGGGAGCGTACGCCGATACCGTTGGAAGATATTATAGGAAGCATGAACGCCAGCCTTCGCGGCTGGTCGGGTTACTTTCACTATCGCAATTCCAATGGCGTACTGGAAAAGGTGAAGACGCATGCTGAAGAACGTCTGCGAAAGCACCTCATGAAGCGGCACAAGGTCAAAGACCGTGGGATCGGCCTCGGTCGTTTCCCAAGCCAGCAGTTATATGCGAGATACGGGTTATACAAGGTTCCGACAAAGGCGGGCTGGAAAACAGCGCATGCCGTGGTGTGA
- a CDS encoding type II toxin-antitoxin system RelE/ParE family toxin has product MKYKLTLRKEAEFDIEEQFEFFEEKRVGLGHDFLLCVEEALDKLQKNPLIYRKIYKELRRTSITRFPFRVFYLVQNQNIIVTAVLHAKKDPTSWKNRA; this is encoded by the coding sequence ATGAAATACAAACTCACACTTCGGAAAGAAGCAGAGTTTGATATCGAGGAGCAATTCGAATTTTTCGAAGAGAAAAGGGTAGGCCTTGGCCATGATTTTTTACTTTGCGTAGAAGAAGCCTTAGATAAACTTCAAAAAAATCCGCTCATTTACCGCAAAATATACAAAGAACTAAGGCGCACTTCAATAACTCGGTTTCCTTTCCGTGTATTTTATTTAGTTCAAAATCAAAATATCATTGTCACGGCTGTGCTTCATGCGAAGAAAGATCCTACGTCTTGGAAAAACCGCGCATAA
- a CDS encoding YaiI/YqxD family protein yields the protein MQIWVDADACPKAIKDILFRAAERCQITTTLVANQTLPVPPSRYIRMLRVSGGFDVADNEIVQRMAAGDLIVTGDIPLAAEAIAKGGYVIDTRGESYSGQNIGERLAMRDFMDGLRASGIDTGGPAALSSRDVQNFANQLDRFLAKQGSS from the coding sequence ATGCAAATCTGGGTCGATGCCGACGCCTGTCCTAAGGCGATCAAAGATATTTTGTTTCGGGCGGCGGAGCGCTGCCAAATAACGACGACGCTGGTGGCCAACCAAACGTTGCCGGTACCACCTTCTCGGTATATCCGCATGTTGCGGGTCAGTGGCGGTTTCGATGTGGCGGATAACGAGATCGTCCAGCGCATGGCGGCGGGCGATTTGATCGTCACCGGCGATATTCCGCTGGCGGCGGAGGCCATCGCCAAAGGCGGCTATGTCATCGATACCCGCGGCGAATCCTATAGCGGGCAAAATATCGGCGAGCGCTTAGCGATGCGCGATTTCATGGATGGTTTGCGTGCCAGCGGCATAGATACCGGTGGGCCGGCGGCATTGAGTTCCCGCGATGTTCAAAACTTTGCCAATCAATTGGATCGTTTTTTAGCAAAGCAGGGATCTTCATAG
- a CDS encoding addiction module protein, translating into MEIQSLTVSERIILAEALWDSIVAEDSEIELTEAQKAELDLRLASFEIDQDVGSSWSNVKARILSKK; encoded by the coding sequence ATGGAGATTCAATCTCTTACTGTTTCTGAACGTATTATTCTTGCCGAAGCCCTATGGGACAGCATTGTTGCTGAAGATTCGGAAATAGAGCTCACAGAAGCACAGAAAGCGGAACTAGATTTGCGACTCGCATCGTTCGAAATTGATCAGGACGTAGGGTCTTCGTGGTCTAATGTTAAAGCTCGAATACTATCTAAGAAATGA
- a CDS encoding DUF4258 domain-containing protein — protein sequence MKLIYRKHAVIRMFERGITDQDIRSVLIQNDIIAHYPEDKPYPSYLLLGWIDHKPIHVLTAKTEDDEMVIITVYKPDPMLWNNDFKKKRP from the coding sequence ATGAAATTAATTTATAGAAAACATGCGGTCATTCGAATGTTTGAACGAGGCATAACAGACCAAGACATCCGCTCTGTGTTGATTCAGAATGATATTATCGCTCACTACCCCGAGGATAAGCCTTACCCAAGTTATTTGTTATTGGGATGGATTGACCATAAACCTATTCATGTTTTAACTGCAAAAACCGAAGATGATGAAATGGTGATCATTACAGTATATAAGCCTGATCCAATGCTTTGGAATAACGACTTTAAAAAGAAACGACCATGA